The genomic interval ACTCGAAAAGTCTTTCCGTATGCAAAGTTAGCAGCAGATAGATTAACTACTCTTAACAATAGATTGGATTCTATTAAATCAAAAAGAGGGAAAAAGAAATATACTAAAGTAATACATAAATACCTAGAAGGTGAGTTTGCTGCAGAGTTGAAGAAGCTTACTAGGACTGAAGGTCAAATTCTCATTAAGCTCATACATAGACAAACTGGAGAGACGGCATTTGACCTTATTAAGAGATTGCGAAGTGGTTGGAGAGCATTTTGGTATAATACAACAGCCAGTGCTTTTGATTTATCACTCAAAAGACAATTTGACCCAGTTAATAATCAAGAAGATTATTTAATCGAAGATATTTTACAAAGATCTTTTCAGTCTGGGATTCTTGAAAAACAGCCAACAGCTTTGGATTTTGAGTTTTTTGATTTGTCTAATAAGTGGAAAGGAAACTAAAAACTTCTTAAATTTATAAACTTTCCTCCGCTTCCGCGAAAATTTTCACCACCTATAATCTGCTCAATAATAGGGTAGTGGTATTGTATTTTAAGTGTATTTAAGAGCGTCTAAAATAAATCCTTAAATTTTCTTAATATTTTTCTTGTTTAGGACAAAGAAGTGTGTATCTTTGCCGTCCGTTTAAACGAGAGCGGGTAGTTCATTGAGAGTTTTTTACTGGAATAAATTATTTTAAAATATTTTTTAAAAAAGTGCTTTAGAATATAAAAAAGGGTTGTAGTTTTGCGCCCGCTTTGAGGGGTAAGATATTCGGAGATAAGTTCAGTAAAAGATTTGCGAGTTGAGGTTTAAATTTTCTTTAATTTTTTTTCTAAAAAAGTTGTCAGGATAAATTTAAGTTGTATATTTGCACCCGCTTAGAAAAACAGTAGTTAGCTAGGCGAAGTTCAGGAGTATTTTTAGAGAATGTTATGGTATAAAAGAAAGGTTCGATTCCTTTGCATTTAACAAAGAGTTTTTTGGTTTTGTTTTGAATAGAAATA from Dokdonia sp. Hel_I_53 carries:
- a CDS encoding DUF4294 domain-containing protein codes for the protein MRNFLLIHIIVIFWCAKLFGQEQAEDSIDVNIEYYVIEGDTIPRSSIDLNEVIVFKKLKFDNRQARRRYLILRRKTRKVFPYAKLAADRLTTLNNRLDSIKSKRGKKKYTKVIHKYLEGEFAAELKKLTRTEGQILIKLIHRQTGETAFDLIKRLRSGWRAFWYNTTASAFDLSLKRQFDPVNNQEDYLIEDILQRSFQSGILEKQPTALDFEFFDLSNKWKGN